Proteins from one Gimesia maris genomic window:
- a CDS encoding MraY family glycosyltransferase: MLFFVIACLIPSFLISFLATAAMRKLAPRWGLIDQPAQRKVHITPTPLGGGVGIWLGVIIPIVCAQLIALVLVKSGSNPSWIPAELIVHLDGVLYRSEQLWMVLAGGTVLAVMGLLDDKLNISWKPRLIIQLLVAGGLVMGGIRGSLFIQQPWIGMLLTVAWIIVLVNSLNFLDNMDGLTSGIGLIAAILFAIIMLRFTGEPRWLVAGVLLVLAGAIAGFLCHNWPPAKIFMGDSGSYFIGLILSTMTILGTFYPGTTPTGDVIVNRHVILAPLCILAIPLYDFCTVMIIRLKEGRSPFHADKSHFSHRLVELGLSKRATVLTIHLATLTTGIGGLILYEVSSWSAALLVILMILCVLSIVTILENVGRKNRE, encoded by the coding sequence ATGCTTTTCTTTGTTATCGCCTGTCTTATTCCCTCATTTCTCATTTCGTTTCTTGCCACAGCAGCGATGCGGAAACTGGCACCGCGCTGGGGGCTGATTGATCAGCCTGCCCAACGCAAAGTGCATATCACTCCCACTCCCCTTGGTGGAGGTGTCGGCATCTGGCTGGGAGTCATCATTCCGATCGTCTGCGCGCAGCTGATCGCACTGGTGCTTGTCAAATCAGGCAGCAATCCGTCATGGATTCCCGCGGAACTCATTGTCCATCTGGATGGAGTTCTCTATCGCTCGGAACAACTCTGGATGGTGCTCGCGGGAGGGACAGTTCTTGCTGTCATGGGACTGCTTGACGATAAACTCAATATCTCATGGAAGCCACGCCTGATCATTCAACTGCTTGTGGCTGGTGGTCTGGTAATGGGGGGCATCCGGGGTTCTCTCTTTATTCAGCAACCCTGGATCGGGATGCTGCTGACAGTCGCCTGGATCATTGTCCTGGTCAACTCATTAAACTTTCTGGACAACATGGACGGCCTCACATCGGGCATCGGGCTGATTGCAGCCATCCTGTTTGCAATAATCATGTTGCGTTTTACAGGTGAACCACGCTGGCTGGTCGCCGGCGTTCTACTTGTTCTCGCAGGTGCGATTGCCGGGTTCTTATGCCATAACTGGCCTCCCGCAAAAATCTTTATGGGAGACTCGGGCAGTTATTTCATCGGGCTGATTCTGTCTACGATGACCATTCTGGGTACATTTTATCCCGGCACAACTCCCACCGGCGATGTCATCGTGAATCGGCATGTTATCCTGGCCCCGCTTTGCATTCTGGCGATCCCCCTGTATGATTTCTGTACGGTGATGATCATTCGATTGAAAGAAGGTCGCAGCCCGTTTCATGCAGATAAAAGCCATTTCTCACACCGCCTGGTCGAGCTCGGCTTAAGTAAACGGGCTACAGTTCTCACCATCCACCTGGCGACATTGACCACGGGAATCGGCGGACTGATTCTGTATGAAGTTTCGTCCTGGAGCGCTGCTCTGCTGGTCATACTCATGATTCTGTGTGTCCTTTCGATCGTGACGATCCTGGAAAATGTAGGTCGGAAAAATCGGGAATGA
- a CDS encoding O-antigen ligase family protein translates to MSKQRKKKPPQPIRVETTPTASSLFWLTSLLQGTQLFLAGTLILARYFVPAESAPDGDTLTFALGWFLVTILYAASFVTDRSRSFRLDLFDCAVWLLVAGQVLSTLVMIGFGEGQQRAALNMMWEWVALGCSFSLIRRLIATSALRGTLIVGFITTVVVLAVYGIWQHHWMYDQLSKEYLATRQQYDATRSPEAQQKLLSMGVPAHALHGSGRELFERRLLDSSEPLGMFALANTFAGLLTVGFLLSFAVTIDCFFRKSASSSSLWNQWKPGVFLLSTMLIGYCLILTKSRTAWVGLIGGLVSLGLLKLLQSRRSSTADPQRWKKQLVKWGGLATILCIGFLLLATLSGGVDRAVLTEAPKSLQYRIEYWTATWDVIKENPIWGTGPGNFRSHYLKFKLPGSSEEIADPHNFILDVWANAGLIAFAGLLLILCLACYRWLIKPLPDLNTAEQQAPLTGNLFSQSQLALLSGFGLSFALLWGMQLFLFSVDESILWLFCLGWLVLFFILNTSANLSVADPDANASILPLAFGAAFISLCIHLSGAGGIAMPAITQTWLLLLALAFPIITRPAIPDASSVDQANPSSSQTEAPIHLRAIPLSACLILTFFFIWSSFAPTIQRKSLVLQAEQSLMRGSSVRNAQRYFSQASQVDSISPGPWQALAEIEFREGEQNRSAFERGVELKEAAIQRDPMNPLHYFDLGRQWEQQYQASHQQDDLTAALESFQRAVAGYPNNSLYRAEFAKALSEAGKSAESQHEARRAIELDEANRRGQHVDKYLNEDMVSRMKEIINATPSNQN, encoded by the coding sequence ATGAGTAAGCAGCGTAAAAAAAAACCGCCACAGCCGATTCGAGTTGAGACGACTCCAACAGCGTCCTCTCTCTTCTGGCTGACCAGTCTGCTCCAGGGAACCCAACTGTTTCTGGCTGGCACGCTCATTTTAGCTCGTTACTTTGTACCAGCAGAATCTGCACCGGACGGGGACACTCTCACGTTTGCGCTGGGCTGGTTCCTGGTCACGATTCTGTATGCCGCCAGTTTTGTGACAGATCGCTCCCGATCGTTTCGGCTGGACCTGTTTGACTGCGCCGTCTGGCTGCTGGTTGCAGGTCAGGTTCTCTCCACACTGGTCATGATTGGGTTCGGAGAAGGTCAGCAGCGGGCTGCTTTGAACATGATGTGGGAATGGGTCGCTCTGGGCTGCAGCTTCTCCCTGATCCGCCGCCTGATTGCCACATCTGCATTGCGCGGCACATTGATTGTGGGATTCATCACGACTGTCGTAGTTCTCGCCGTTTATGGCATCTGGCAGCATCATTGGATGTACGACCAACTCTCAAAAGAGTATCTGGCGACCCGGCAACAGTATGATGCCACGCGCTCTCCCGAAGCCCAGCAGAAACTGCTTTCGATGGGAGTTCCCGCCCATGCCCTCCACGGGAGCGGCCGCGAACTGTTTGAACGACGACTGTTGGACAGTTCCGAACCCCTGGGCATGTTTGCTCTCGCAAATACATTTGCCGGCCTGTTGACTGTTGGCTTTCTGCTTTCGTTTGCAGTAACCATTGATTGTTTTTTCCGGAAATCTGCGTCCTCCAGTTCGCTCTGGAATCAGTGGAAACCCGGAGTTTTTCTGCTGTCGACCATGCTGATCGGCTACTGCCTGATCCTGACCAAAAGCCGCACTGCATGGGTCGGTCTCATCGGTGGCCTTGTCAGTCTGGGACTGCTGAAACTGCTTCAATCACGCCGGAGCTCAACAGCCGATCCTCAACGCTGGAAAAAACAGCTTGTCAAATGGGGAGGTCTGGCCACGATTCTCTGTATTGGTTTTTTGCTGTTGGCCACGTTGAGTGGAGGTGTTGACCGGGCAGTGTTGACCGAAGCCCCAAAGTCTCTTCAATACCGTATCGAATACTGGACGGCCACCTGGGATGTCATCAAAGAAAATCCGATCTGGGGGACAGGTCCGGGAAACTTCCGATCACATTACCTGAAATTCAAGCTGCCTGGATCCAGTGAAGAAATCGCGGATCCACATAATTTCATCCTCGATGTCTGGGCGAATGCAGGCCTGATTGCATTCGCTGGATTACTGCTGATTCTGTGCCTGGCCTGCTACCGCTGGTTGATCAAACCATTGCCCGATCTTAATACTGCGGAACAGCAGGCTCCCTTAACCGGGAACCTCTTTTCGCAATCGCAACTGGCACTGCTGTCAGGGTTCGGGCTCTCATTTGCCCTGCTTTGGGGGATGCAACTGTTTCTGTTTTCTGTCGATGAATCAATTCTCTGGCTGTTTTGCCTGGGCTGGCTGGTACTCTTCTTCATTTTAAATACCAGTGCTAATTTGAGTGTAGCTGATCCTGATGCAAACGCCTCAATATTGCCCCTCGCGTTCGGAGCAGCTTTTATCAGCTTATGCATCCATTTATCTGGTGCGGGGGGCATTGCCATGCCCGCGATCACTCAGACCTGGCTGCTGCTGCTGGCACTTGCTTTTCCCATTATTACCAGGCCAGCCATACCTGACGCAAGTTCAGTAGACCAGGCAAATCCAAGCTCATCTCAAACCGAGGCACCTATACATTTGCGAGCAATCCCCCTGAGTGCCTGTCTGATCCTGACGTTTTTCTTTATCTGGTCTTCGTTTGCGCCAACGATCCAGCGGAAATCGCTCGTATTACAAGCGGAACAGTCACTCATGCGTGGCTCATCGGTTCGAAATGCGCAACGTTATTTCAGTCAGGCCAGTCAGGTAGATTCAATCTCTCCGGGTCCCTGGCAGGCTTTGGCTGAGATTGAATTTCGAGAGGGAGAACAGAATCGCAGTGCATTTGAACGGGGTGTCGAGTTGAAAGAAGCTGCAATTCAAAGAGATCCAATGAATCCGCTCCATTATTTCGATCTGGGTCGACAATGGGAACAGCAGTATCAGGCCTCGCACCAGCAGGATGATCTCACTGCTGCACTCGAAAGCTTCCAGCGTGCCGTGGCAGGATATCCCAATAATTCCCTTTATCGAGCTGAATTTGCAAAAGCTCTGTCAGAAGCAGGCAAGTCTGCCGAGAGCCAGCACGAGGCTCGCCGCGCGATTGAACTGGATGAAGCCAACAGACGTGGTCAGCATGTGGACAAATACTTAAATGAAGATATGGTAAGTCGAATGAAAGAAATAATTAACGCAACTCCATCGAATCAGAATTGA
- a CDS encoding S1C family serine protease encodes MRKLFAGCLLLPLLSGLPLGAQSPDATTVALAVQQQIVKAIEQTESSVVAISKIKIPKQKFQSRIPAPFGIDPNQGFSISQDPQDLNFIPNEFGSGILIPDPTKQNRILVLTNFHLTEGGPIAEQTSIPESRIYVHTANRQGFYAEIIAADPRSDLAVLTPVQPVSPEYARSLTPIRYGKNQPVKKGQFVIALGNPYAIARDGSPSASWGIISNFHRYPVPIFKHFLNQEIAKEETLHHFGTLLQVDTHLDLGTSGGALLDLEGNLIGVTTALAALEGYEKSVGYAIPIDQSTLRIIDSLAAGLEAEYGFLGIEPGTLDRGQVRNSFPGAVGLDAPFYVEASRVKQHSPAQLAGMLPHDLILSVNGQKLTHDLDLMREVGKAGAGNEIKLQILRGKKARELTLNVKLGKWPVADDEGIIQTRYRHPLWRGLRVDYPTARRKYTFSPFSYPPAVVVTHVAPDSPAQQAGLKEGAFISQINGQAVQTPDSFYQEAQKVNNSPVTLLYLDGQKLILPPASNKKQ; translated from the coding sequence GTGAGAAAACTGTTCGCTGGATGTCTGTTACTCCCGCTCCTCTCTGGTTTACCACTCGGGGCGCAATCACCGGATGCCACTACTGTCGCATTGGCGGTTCAACAGCAGATTGTGAAAGCCATTGAACAGACGGAATCCTCCGTGGTGGCGATCTCAAAGATCAAAATTCCCAAGCAGAAATTTCAGTCACGCATCCCTGCCCCCTTCGGCATCGATCCCAATCAGGGTTTCAGTATTTCTCAGGATCCCCAGGATCTCAATTTTATCCCCAATGAATTTGGTTCAGGAATTCTGATTCCAGACCCGACAAAACAGAATCGGATACTGGTGCTGACGAATTTCCATCTTACAGAAGGGGGCCCAATCGCAGAACAGACCTCCATCCCGGAGAGCCGAATTTACGTACATACTGCGAACCGGCAGGGGTTTTATGCAGAGATTATCGCCGCAGATCCTCGCAGCGATCTGGCCGTTCTCACCCCCGTGCAGCCTGTGTCTCCGGAATACGCACGCTCTCTGACTCCCATCAGATATGGTAAAAATCAACCGGTAAAAAAAGGACAGTTCGTCATCGCTTTGGGGAATCCCTATGCCATCGCCCGCGATGGTTCCCCCAGTGCGAGCTGGGGGATTATCAGCAATTTTCATCGCTATCCGGTTCCTATTTTCAAACATTTTTTGAATCAGGAAATTGCCAAGGAAGAAACCCTGCATCACTTTGGCACTCTGCTGCAGGTCGATACCCATCTGGACCTGGGTACCAGCGGCGGTGCTCTGCTGGACCTCGAAGGCAACCTGATTGGCGTCACAACCGCACTGGCTGCGCTGGAGGGATACGAAAAGTCGGTTGGCTATGCGATCCCCATCGATCAATCGACTTTGAGAATCATCGACAGCCTCGCCGCCGGTCTCGAAGCCGAGTACGGTTTCCTGGGCATCGAACCTGGCACACTGGATCGGGGTCAGGTACGTAACAGCTTTCCTGGAGCCGTAGGGCTCGACGCCCCCTTTTACGTGGAAGCTTCTCGGGTCAAACAGCATTCACCTGCACAACTGGCCGGGATGCTGCCCCATGACCTCATTCTTTCCGTGAATGGTCAGAAATTGACTCATGATCTGGATCTGATGCGTGAAGTTGGTAAAGCTGGTGCAGGAAATGAGATAAAGCTTCAAATATTGAGAGGAAAAAAAGCGCGTGAGTTGACTCTGAACGTGAAACTGGGAAAATGGCCCGTAGCGGATGATGAAGGGATTATACAAACCCGCTATCGCCATCCTCTCTGGCGCGGACTTAGAGTCGATTATCCTACTGCTCGCAGGAAATATACATTCAGTCCGTTCAGTTATCCACCTGCTGTCGTCGTAACGCATGTTGCTCCGGACAGCCCTGCACAACAGGCTGGGCTCAAGGAAGGTGCCTTTATCAGCCAGATCAATGGACAAGCGGTTCAAACGCCGGATTCGTTCTATCAGGAAGCACAAAAAGTCAACAATTCACCGGTAACATTACTATATCTGGATGGCCAAAAGCTGATCCTTCCCCCAGCAAGCAATAAGAAACAATGA
- the cyaB gene encoding class IV adenylate cyclase, which yields MLEVEQKFRIHDKDQLIDQLAQLGATSGEPIEQHDYYFAHPVRNFAETDEALRIRRNGTDNRITYKGPKRATVSKVRKEIELGFESGESAFEQLAETLELLGFEQVRTVKKRRTPYAYAHNQQTFEITIDEVQELGTFAEIELLAEEDQLAAAEAAIIELAKSLGLSNQIRLSYLGMLMDREAEVSSE from the coding sequence ATGCTGGAAGTCGAACAAAAATTTCGGATTCATGACAAAGATCAACTCATCGACCAGCTGGCACAGCTGGGGGCCACAAGTGGTGAACCGATCGAACAGCATGACTACTATTTTGCACATCCCGTACGGAACTTCGCGGAAACCGATGAAGCACTCCGCATCCGCCGCAATGGCACCGATAACCGGATTACCTATAAAGGTCCGAAACGGGCCACCGTCAGTAAGGTTCGAAAAGAGATTGAACTCGGTTTTGAGTCGGGAGAGTCCGCGTTTGAACAACTGGCCGAAACGCTGGAGCTGCTTGGATTCGAACAGGTCCGCACGGTCAAAAAACGACGCACCCCTTATGCTTATGCTCACAATCAGCAAACGTTCGAAATTACGATCGACGAAGTTCAGGAACTGGGGACGTTTGCTGAAATCGAACTGCTTGCTGAAGAAGACCAGCTCGCTGCAGCGGAAGCCGCGATCATCGAACTGGCAAAATCTCTTGGACTTTCCAATCAAATTCGACTGTCCTATCTGGGGATGCTGATGGATCGGGAAGCGGAAGTGTCCTCAGAATAA
- the recA gene encoding recombinase RecA, whose product MAAKARSKRATPAPSTNGTNDSEGMLKNALGQIEQAFGRGAIMKLTGANARSVPSIASGALSLDLALGGAGFPRGRIIELYGPESSGKTTLALHVIANAQKEGGIAAFIDAEHALDPVWAKKLGVNISELLVSQPTYGEEGLQIAEMLIKSNSVDVIVVDSVAALVPKAELDGEIGDTHVGLQARMMSQAMRKLTGAISKSKTTVIFINQIREKIGVMFGSPETTPGGRALKFYSSVRVDVRRIATLKDGDTVTGIRMKAKIVKNKIAPPFRIAEFDMLTTGGINYELDLLDLAVENKIVKKSGSWFSYGELRLGQGRDKSKVVLEENPDICEEIKQKVLAAQGVVPTPEEESEPETEAVEA is encoded by the coding sequence ATGGCCGCAAAAGCAAGATCAAAAAGAGCAACCCCTGCCCCGAGCACAAATGGCACGAATGATTCGGAAGGGATGCTGAAAAACGCTCTGGGACAAATTGAACAGGCCTTTGGCAGAGGCGCGATTATGAAACTGACGGGCGCAAATGCCCGGTCTGTTCCCTCAATTGCCAGTGGTGCACTTTCACTCGACCTGGCACTGGGAGGTGCCGGATTTCCGCGAGGTCGTATCATCGAACTTTACGGGCCTGAATCGAGTGGTAAAACCACGCTCGCACTGCACGTGATTGCCAATGCTCAGAAAGAGGGAGGCATTGCCGCGTTCATCGACGCCGAACACGCACTCGATCCGGTCTGGGCAAAAAAACTGGGGGTCAACATTTCCGAACTGCTCGTCAGTCAGCCAACCTATGGCGAAGAAGGCCTGCAGATTGCCGAAATGCTGATCAAATCGAACTCGGTGGATGTCATCGTAGTCGATTCCGTCGCCGCCCTGGTTCCTAAAGCGGAACTGGACGGGGAAATCGGAGATACACACGTGGGCCTGCAGGCCCGCATGATGAGCCAGGCGATGCGAAAACTGACTGGCGCCATTTCCAAATCGAAAACAACAGTGATTTTCATTAACCAGATCCGTGAAAAGATCGGCGTCATGTTCGGCAGCCCCGAAACGACCCCCGGCGGTCGCGCACTGAAATTCTATAGTTCGGTACGTGTGGATGTCCGCCGGATTGCCACGCTGAAAGACGGGGATACTGTGACCGGTATTCGCATGAAAGCCAAGATTGTCAAAAACAAAATCGCGCCCCCCTTCCGGATCGCGGAATTTGACATGCTCACAACAGGCGGAATTAATTACGAGCTGGATCTGCTGGACCTGGCAGTCGAAAACAAAATCGTCAAGAAGAGTGGCAGCTGGTTCAGCTACGGCGAATTACGACTGGGACAAGGGCGTGACAAATCCAAAGTCGTGCTCGAAGAAAACCCGGATATCTGTGAGGAAATCAAACAGAAAGTTCTGGCGGCACAAGGAGTCGTCCCCACTCCCGAAGAAGAGTCCGAACCGGAAACAGAGGCTGTCGAAGCCTGA
- a CDS encoding multiheme c-type cytochrome, with protein sequence MLSNRISTQILFLALLIIPLQTGCESSSSPETSVVSEDIKAPDTIPKQPEVTEPAVQKAPATATVQPEAPAAKSPHAATSVSRTAAPAGSPKPLFKDWPAPKLAIVLTGERHGYLEPCGCTQNQTGGVSLLANLFKQIEDRKWPVTAFDLGGLVKRNRRQSQIKYETILASMKDMNYAGVGLGPEELRFGADIFLQLHNPEPQAPNTTPTFLAANILILETPGLGKTAFKIVEVGGVKMAVTSILSKSQAEKFPDITWQEPAKVLPDVIQQMQAAKPDLMILLSQSEKEESKALAEKFPQFDLLLTAGGVEDPLGEPTFIGNTMMVDVGHKGKSAGVVGYYPDQADKADPSKRFRFTVIELDKQRFKDTPKMAEHMQFYQDRLKQEDLAAKELPIDHPRGATFVGAETCGECHTKAYEKWLTTAHAHAYESLIKGRKDQIERGEKIVSRIYDPECLSCHVTGWQPQEVIRYESGFVNKQESPHLLGQQCENCHGPGSGHIELVEMDKLEEAKKVMRVTLAEAKKNTCFQCHDLDNSPKFEFDSYWEKIKHPWRD encoded by the coding sequence ATGTTAAGCAACCGAATTTCAACTCAGATTCTTTTTCTCGCGCTTCTGATCATCCCCCTGCAGACAGGGTGTGAATCGAGTTCCTCGCCAGAAACCAGCGTCGTCTCTGAAGATATAAAAGCTCCCGATACAATTCCAAAGCAACCAGAAGTAACTGAACCTGCTGTTCAGAAAGCCCCTGCGACCGCTACGGTTCAACCGGAAGCTCCTGCTGCGAAATCTCCGCACGCTGCCACATCAGTATCCAGGACAGCAGCTCCCGCCGGTTCCCCGAAACCGCTGTTCAAAGACTGGCCTGCCCCCAAACTGGCGATCGTCCTGACGGGAGAACGGCACGGTTATCTGGAGCCCTGTGGCTGTACTCAAAATCAGACGGGAGGCGTTTCACTGCTGGCCAATCTCTTCAAACAGATCGAAGACAGAAAATGGCCCGTGACGGCTTTTGATCTGGGAGGCCTGGTCAAACGCAATCGCCGTCAGAGTCAGATTAAATATGAAACCATTCTGGCATCCATGAAAGACATGAATTACGCGGGCGTCGGCCTCGGCCCTGAAGAACTGAGATTCGGGGCTGACATTTTCCTGCAACTGCACAATCCGGAACCGCAGGCCCCCAATACCACGCCCACATTTCTGGCTGCCAACATCCTCATTCTGGAAACGCCCGGACTTGGTAAAACGGCATTCAAAATCGTTGAAGTCGGCGGCGTGAAAATGGCAGTCACTTCCATCCTGAGCAAAAGCCAGGCTGAGAAGTTTCCCGACATCACCTGGCAGGAACCCGCAAAAGTATTACCCGACGTCATTCAACAGATGCAGGCCGCTAAGCCCGACCTGATGATACTCCTCTCCCAGTCGGAAAAAGAAGAATCAAAAGCACTCGCCGAAAAATTCCCCCAGTTTGATCTGCTCCTGACAGCAGGTGGCGTGGAAGATCCACTCGGAGAACCGACATTCATCGGAAACACGATGATGGTAGATGTCGGCCATAAAGGGAAAAGTGCCGGAGTGGTCGGTTACTACCCTGACCAGGCTGACAAAGCAGATCCTTCGAAACGCTTCCGCTTCACGGTCATTGAGCTGGATAAACAGCGGTTCAAAGATACCCCGAAAATGGCCGAGCACATGCAGTTCTACCAGGATCGTCTGAAACAGGAAGATCTCGCCGCGAAAGAACTCCCCATCGACCATCCCCGTGGTGCCACGTTTGTGGGTGCAGAAACCTGTGGCGAATGTCACACCAAAGCCTATGAAAAATGGCTCACCACCGCACATGCCCACGCCTACGAAAGCCTGATTAAAGGTCGCAAAGACCAGATCGAACGAGGCGAGAAAATCGTCTCACGAATTTACGATCCCGAATGTCTCTCCTGCCATGTCACCGGCTGGCAACCCCAGGAGGTCATTCGTTACGAAAGCGGATTCGTCAACAAGCAGGAATCTCCCCATCTGCTGGGTCAGCAGTGCGAGAACTGCCACGGTCCCGGCAGCGGCCATATCGAGCTGGTCGAAATGGATAAGCTCGAAGAAGCGAAGAAGGTCATGCGAGTCACGCTTGCCGAAGCCAAAAAGAATACCTGTTTTCAATGTCACGATCTCGATAACAGCCCCAAATTTGAATTCGATTCCTACTGGGAAAAAATTAAACACCCCTGGCGCGATTAA
- a CDS encoding DUF1573 domain-containing protein has translation MNLRAVTALIALVIALAGTVWLGRGNGDIQPAAPVPKQTDPSDDRPKISPTGPYPKAVVDTPLYNFGSMAVGQSLSHNFILKNEGEVPLEVQKGATTCKCTLSEMKENMVAPGESIKIELTWTPKSPQQNFGQTATIYTNDPKNQELKLQIEGTANNLIAFTGDFEGSPHWSLPTMSTTDPVSFSGKIHTKYLDEFKILGIESSKPGLTSKFRPLTAEELKEADTKSGYTIEVTADPEQFPLGGFTERLTVKTDIPHDLSPPGTEEKHDHPEGHDHKHDHEHATPEGPRTFVIQVSGNHTGPIRIVPTYGVHWNPNTMILNLGEFPAKEGKTVTLSMFVEGTEHSLEIVDQEIAPDFLEFELKKDDKFESKTKQRYELKFAVPAEMSPVSFGRTNLAKVKLQTNHPNAKEIEFRVQFISL, from the coding sequence ATGAATTTACGAGCCGTTACGGCGTTAATTGCTCTTGTTATTGCACTTGCTGGTACAGTCTGGCTGGGTCGAGGCAATGGAGACATCCAGCCTGCGGCTCCTGTTCCAAAACAGACTGATCCCTCTGACGATCGCCCGAAAATTTCACCCACCGGCCCCTACCCCAAAGCGGTCGTAGACACTCCACTTTACAACTTTGGCAGTATGGCTGTGGGGCAATCGCTGTCTCATAATTTCATTCTGAAGAATGAGGGAGAAGTACCACTGGAAGTCCAGAAAGGTGCCACTACCTGCAAATGCACACTGAGTGAAATGAAGGAAAACATGGTTGCCCCTGGCGAGTCAATCAAAATTGAATTGACCTGGACACCCAAAAGCCCCCAGCAAAACTTTGGGCAAACAGCCACCATTTACACCAACGACCCGAAAAATCAGGAACTCAAGCTGCAGATCGAAGGCACTGCGAACAACCTGATCGCTTTTACGGGCGACTTTGAAGGCAGTCCTCACTGGTCCCTGCCCACCATGTCCACTACAGATCCGGTCTCGTTTTCGGGAAAAATACACACCAAATATCTGGATGAATTTAAGATTCTGGGAATTGAATCGAGTAAGCCGGGACTGACTTCGAAATTCAGACCACTCACGGCGGAAGAATTGAAAGAAGCTGATACGAAATCCGGCTATACAATTGAAGTCACTGCAGACCCTGAACAATTTCCATTGGGAGGATTCACCGAACGGCTCACTGTCAAAACGGATATCCCGCATGATTTATCGCCGCCGGGTACCGAGGAGAAACACGATCACCCCGAGGGTCACGACCACAAACACGATCATGAGCATGCAACACCAGAAGGACCGCGAACTTTTGTGATCCAGGTTTCAGGAAATCACACCGGCCCCATCCGGATTGTTCCTACCTATGGCGTGCACTGGAATCCCAATACCATGATTTTGAACCTGGGGGAATTCCCGGCAAAGGAAGGCAAGACCGTCACTCTCTCCATGTTTGTCGAAGGGACTGAACATTCACTGGAAATCGTTGACCAGGAAATTGCACCTGATTTTCTAGAATTTGAATTGAAAAAAGACGACAAATTTGAGTCAAAAACCAAGCAGCGATATGAACTGAAATTTGCCGTCCCTGCCGAGATGTCTCCGGTTTCCTTCGGGAGAACGAATCTCGCCAAAGTCAAACTGCAGACGAATCATCCGAATGCCAAGGAGATCGAATTTCGCGTTCAGTTTATCTCACTGTGA